TCACCATACCCATTCCCTTCTATATCAATGCCTGTATAATCATCATAATAATTGCTTTGAAGCTGAAAGCCTAACTGATCAGAGCGGGCTGTTAAAATATTGCCAGTAAAGCTATTATTACTAGCCTTTGTGTTGTTACTTACCTTTGTGCCCTCTACTGCCGTTTGATTCATTTGAAAATTATTTGTATCAATTTGAATCATCGAACTTTTTTGTAATGCTAAACCTGTTCGATTATTTTTGATGATATTTTTCGCTATTGAAGCTCGCTGCACGTCATACAACAACATACCGTAGCCATTATAATCTGAATGGTTCTCGACGGTGTTGTTTTCTAATAAGATACCTGTGGTCATCATGACCATAAAGCCAGTAACATTAGAAAGATAGTTATTAAAAAATGCCTTTGCATCCCTTGTGTACATAAAATGTGTAGCATAACGACTCTGTGTCACATTGTTGTGCTGAACAACAATACTGTTGACTTCCTCTACATAAATTCCATCCTGCATCTGCTCAATAAGATTGTTTTCTATAAGGATGTCTTCACTTTTATAAATGGCAATACCATTGCCTTTCTCTGCATAATGCCCCTCACTGCCAGTTACTTGAATGTCATGTATATGGATGTTTTTAGAGCGCTGAATATGTACACCCGTATAAGCGTCTTTAATGTATATATTACTGAGCTCAAGTCCATCAACATTACTAGCAACAATTGCCTTACTTTTTCCTGATAATTCTACATTGCTGATACTGATAGTTGCGGTGTTTTCAATTCGTAGTGCAGGATCATTATTTTTCGAAATAAATTCCGTTCCTTCCTCACCAAGTAATGTTAGTGGCTTTGTAACAACAAAGTTACCTTGATAATGGCCAGCAGGAATATGAATAACTTCACCGGGCGATGCTGCATCAATAGCTTCCTGTATATCGAATTCAGCGTAAACTATGGGGCTCATAAATAGAAAAAACAATAATGCTAAGCCAATTTTCTTCATCTTTTCTCACCTCACACTTCAGCATGAAAAGACTAGAGGAATCCCCCTAGCCCTTTTCTATTAATGATTATGACCTTGATCATCATGATTCATCTCTTCCATATGCATGGAATCCGATTCACCGTTTGCTTCTTTTTTCGCTTTTTCTTCCATCATTTTTTTACGACGCTCCAATGCATCATCCTTAATCTTTTGTAACTCCTCTACATGTGCACTAGGATTGTCTGCAATAAATTTATCTGCATCAGCTTTGTTATTAAAATAAATATAGCCCCAGTTCATCGGTGATTTCAGGTCTGTTTTGACGATTGTTACATCTTCTACTTTCGCCCAATCCTTTGTGATATAGTCTCGCACAAATTTTTCGTTCTTTTCCTCGTTTGCTACCTCTGCATTTAATAAACAGCCAATGTCATCGTAAAAGGCGATTGTTCCATCCTCTTTTATTGCCTGAGTAGAAAACTCTCCCATTTCATCGTCTTTCATGTAAACTTTCATATTACACATTTCACACAATGTATCTTCTTTAGGCTCTTGTAAACGTGGATCAACTAATGAAGCAACTTGTACCGAATTATCTTTTGCTTCCGATTCATTAACTGTATCCTCTTGCTTTGATGCATCTTCCTTAACCTCTGTCTTTTCTGTACCGCAAGCCACGAGTAAAAATAATAATGCGAGTACAGGTAACCATAATTTTTTCACAACCGCTTCCCCCAATTTCTTTATTCTGTTACTACCAATTACTTTACAGTTCAATTGTGAAATAAGTAAAAAAACACTGTGAAGGATTGGAAAAATTATCTTGAATATTCATTGAACGTTTTGATTTCAAGTATTTTGAATAAAAGATGTTCATTTTCCGTTTGTAATACAAAAACTCTCTCCATCTACATGAAGAGAGTTTTTATACATGTCTATATAGAAGAGCGGTAACTATTTAGAAGCTTCTTTTGCTTGCTAAGACGATTTAATTTATCAGCCGTTTCATTTAATTCATTTCGTATTTGTAAATTATATACATGATCTAAAGAACCAGCTTCTATTTTATTTGAACGTGGCTGATGATCTTGTTTCGTACGATTCATTTGCTTCTTATCATTATTTTTTTGCATACTATTTTTAAATTGTTGCTTCGGATTTTGCCCAAAGTTATGGCTTATATCCCCTGCATGAAGATACTGTTGTTCGTTACGAAATGTACTATTAGTCGTTGCACTTACTCTAGAAGTCCTCATAAATAATTACCCCTCCCTTATTTTTTATCAACTTTATAGGTATATATATCGACATTTTATGCGAAAGCTTAATAACACAGAATCAATTTAAATAAAAAAAGAGCTCTATTCAAAGTTAAACCTACTTTAAATAAAACTCTTCTTTAAGATCACTTCCAAAAATCATCAAATATTGTTATCGGCATATGGCGTTTATGCTGAGAACGTAAATAGTATCCTTCTAATGTAATACGTGCTTCTTCAGGAATAGTCTTTCCCTCTAAATAATCATCAATTTGATCATATGTTACACCAAGTGCTTGCTCATCTGGTAGGGATGGGCGATTTTCCTCTAAATCAGCAGTTGGTGTTTTTAAATATAAATGCTCTGGGCAATCAAGTGCAGCTAATAATTGCCTACCTTGACGTTTGTTGAGGCGGAAGATAGGCATCAAATCCGCACCCCCATCTCCAAACTTTGTGTAAAAACCCGTTATTGCTTCAGCAGCGTGGTCCGTTCCTAATACGACAGCATTATTCATAGCAGCAATCGCATATTGTGCCTTCATTCGCTCACGTGCCTTTTCATTTCCCTTTACAAAATCACTTATCTGAATTCCTGCATCCGCTAATGCTTGAACGCTTGCATCGACAGCACCTTTAATATTCACGGTTAAGGCTCTTGTTGGTTTAATATAATCGATAGCATCCTGACAGTCCTTTTCATCAGCCTGAACACCATATGGTAAGCGTATAGCATAAAAAGAATATGTTGCTGCTTCTGATTCCCCATTTAACTCATCAACCGCAAGCTGCGCTAATTTCCCTGTTAATGTAGAATCCTGTCCACCAGATATTCCTAGAACAAATCCTTTTACAAAACTATATCGGCGGGCATATTCCTTTAAAAAATCAATGGATTTACGAATTTCCTCCTGCACATCAATAGTAGAGTTCACTCGTAATTCCTGAATAATCTGCTGCTGTAAAGTCATTTATTGTCCACTCCTTACTTATAATCGATTGACCATTTCACGCACTTCTTCAATATTGCGCATTTTATTGTCCCAACATTTTTGGCTTAAATCGACAGGGTATTCCTCAGGATTCATGGCACGCTTATATTCATCCCATAACAATTCTAAATTATTCGCAGCATAATCGCGCATTTCTTCCAATGTTGGATTTTGATAATGAATGGCTCCATTTTTAATTACATGTTCATGTAAATTTTTTGCTTCGAAGTTTGTAACAAATTTCGAAACAAAGGTATGAACAGGGTGGAACATTTTTATTCGTTCCTCTTCTTGTGGGTTTTCATCCTGCATCGTAATATAATCTCCCTCTGCCTTACCGTTCTTTCGATCGATAATTCGATAAACATTTTTAAGACCAGGTGTCGAAACTTTTTCAGCATTCGCAGAAATTTTTATTGTATCTTCTAATTGACCCTCTTCATTTTCGATGGCAACCATTTTATAGACAGCCCCTAAAGCAGGTTGATCGTAAGCTGTAATAAGCTTTGTACCGATTCCCCATACATCCACTTTTGCACCTTGTGCCTTTAAGTTTAAAATGGTGTATTCATCTAAATCATTGGATACGATAATTTTGGCATTGTGGAAACCTGCTTCATCTAACATACGACGAGCTTCTTTTGACAAAAATGCTATATCACCACTATCTAAACGAATGCCAATAAAATTAATTTTATCCCCAAGTTCTTTAGCTACTTTAATGGCTGTCGGCACACCTGATTTTAACGTATTGTAAGTATCCACAAGGAACACGCAATCTCGGTGACGTTTTGCATATGCATGGAATGCATCGTAATCATTTTTATAAGCTTGAACAAGTGCATGTGCATGGGTACCTGAAACTGGTATATGAAAAAGTTTCCCTGCACGAACATTACTTGTAGAAGCAAATCCACCAATAAACGCAGCCCTTGTTCCCCAAATGGCTGCATCCATCTCCTGAGCACGTCTTGTGCCAAATTCCATTGCTGCTTCATTTTTAATAATTTGCTTAATACGACTAGCCTTTGTTGCAATTAAAGTTTGGTAATTCACAATATTAAGAAGGGCTGTTTCAATTAGCTGTGCCTCTACTAACGGTGCTTCAATGCGAACGATTGGTTCATTAGCGAAAACAAGCTCCCCCTCCACCATGGAGTACATATCTCCTGTGAATCGGATATTTTTCAAATAATCAATAAAGTCTTCTTTATAGCCTACCTCTTCTCGTAAATAGGTTATATCTGAATCGCTGAAACTAAAATTGCGTAAATAATCAAGCATTCTTTCTAATCCAGCAAAAATGGCATATCCATTGCCAAATGGTAATTTTCTGAAATATAATTCAAAAACTGCTTTTCTATTATGTATACCATCCGCCCAATACGACTCTGCCATATTGATTTGGTATAAGTCTGTGTGCAGTGCTAAGCTATCATCTGCATAGTGTGAACTCACAAATAACCCCTTCTTCCGCTTTGATAATTAGTCCTAGTATACACTATATACCCAAATTCTTGCGTTTTACATTCTTCTGTTTCAATGTTAGATTTCCTCACATTAATAATCAGAAAATTTAGAACTCGACACATTTTAGACACATATTTTAGTACCGCTTACATTCCCCTTATAAAAACATTTTACTTAATATATTACGGCAATCGAAACATTACGTGTAATATAACATGACATTTATACCAAAAAAATAATTGCGTTGTTTTTAATGCCGTTTTAACATGTAAAATAAATTAACGCAAGGAGCTGGTTTCAATGAAAAAAATCGAAGCAATTATTCGTCCTGAAGTTTTCGGCGCTGTTAGGGACGGACTTGCACAGGAAGGAATTGCAGGGCTAAGTGTTTCCGAAATTGCAGGCTGTGGACGTCAGCTAGGTCGCACTGGTTTATTCCGTGGCAACACGTACGAAATTGAATTTTTACCAAAGTTGAAATTAGAAATGATTGTTGATGATGAAAAAGTTGATCCTATTGTGGCAGTAATTTTACGAGATGCTGCAACCGGCAAAGTTGGTGACGGTAAAATATTCATTTATCCAGTAGAACAGGCAATTCGAATCCGTACTAAAGAAGTCGGCTCAATTGCCGTAGAATAAGGGGGAATTATATATGGATGCGGTTCTATTATCGGTAAATTTAGTTTGGGTAATGTTAGGTACAGTTTTAGTATTTTTTATGCACGCTGGATTTGCAATGGTTGAGGCTGGCTTTACACGTTCTAAAAACGCGGTCAATATTATTATGAAAAACTTTCTAACGATTTCACTAGGCGGTATTATTTACTTTTTATGTGGATACGCAATTATGTTTGGTGATACTGCAGGAGGTTTATTTGGTACAAGTGGCTTTGCTTTAAAAGGTGTAGATGATCTTTCCTTCTTTATCTTCCAAACAATGTTTGCAGCTACAGGTGCAACCATTTTATCTGGTGCGGTAGCTGAGCGTACAAATATTTTTGCTTATATCGGCGTTATTATACTCATGACATTAGTAGTTTACCCTGTTGTCGGTCATTGGGTGTGGAGTGGTCAGGGCTGGTTAACAGATCTTGGATTTATTGATTTCGCAGGCTCAACAGTAGTTCACTTAACAGGGGCTGTAGCTGCATTTGTAGCAGCGGCGATGATTGGACCACGTCTTGGTAAATATGAGAACGGTCGTGTTCACGTCATCACAGGACACAGTATTCCTTTGGGCTCTCTTGGTGTATTTTTACTTTGGTTCGGTTGGTTTGGCTTTAATGGAGCATCTACCTTAGCAGCTGATCCTGAACTAGTGCCTAGCGTTATTGCCAATACATTCTTTGCAGCCGCTGCCGGAGTTGTCGCAACTGCTTTTTATACGAAGTTTCGATATGGACATATTGATGGCTCACTTACATTAAACGGTGCCTTGGCAGGACTTGTCGGCATTACAGCTGGTGCAGCTAATGTTAGTGTTATGGGTTCTATCATCATTGGTTTAATTGCAGCTCCATTACTTGTAAAAGGTGTACGTTTCATCGAATGGAAATTGAAAGTTGATGACCCTGTTGGTGCCATTGCCGTACATGGAATCTGTGGTATTTGGGGGACTCTCGCAGTAGGTCTGTTTGATATGAATGGTCAAGGGTTATTCTACGGTGGCGGCATCAGCCTTCTAGGCGTGCAAGCAATTGGGATTATCGCTACCATTGCCTGGGTTAGCATTTCTGTAACAATCGGTTTATTTATTATTAAAGCATTTGTACCATTACGTGTTTCTGCAGAGGAAGAAATCGCTGGTTTGGATGTTATTGAGCATGGTACACCAGCCTATGAATACCAGGATCTTTTCAAAGGCTCTGCCGTTA
This genomic stretch from Lysinibacillus pakistanensis harbors:
- a CDS encoding nicotinate phosphoribosyltransferase, with translation MSSHYADDSLALHTDLYQINMAESYWADGIHNRKAVFELYFRKLPFGNGYAIFAGLERMLDYLRNFSFSDSDITYLREEVGYKEDFIDYLKNIRFTGDMYSMVEGELVFANEPIVRIEAPLVEAQLIETALLNIVNYQTLIATKASRIKQIIKNEAAMEFGTRRAQEMDAAIWGTRAAFIGGFASTSNVRAGKLFHIPVSGTHAHALVQAYKNDYDAFHAYAKRHRDCVFLVDTYNTLKSGVPTAIKVAKELGDKINFIGIRLDSGDIAFLSKEARRMLDEAGFHNAKIIVSNDLDEYTILNLKAQGAKVDVWGIGTKLITAYDQPALGAVYKMVAIENEEGQLEDTIKISANAEKVSTPGLKNVYRIIDRKNGKAEGDYITMQDENPQEEERIKMFHPVHTFVSKFVTNFEAKNLHEHVIKNGAIHYQNPTLEEMRDYAANNLELLWDEYKRAMNPEEYPVDLSQKCWDNKMRNIEEVREMVNRL
- a CDS encoding ammonium transporter, with product MDAVLLSVNLVWVMLGTVLVFFMHAGFAMVEAGFTRSKNAVNIIMKNFLTISLGGIIYFLCGYAIMFGDTAGGLFGTSGFALKGVDDLSFFIFQTMFAATGATILSGAVAERTNIFAYIGVIILMTLVVYPVVGHWVWSGQGWLTDLGFIDFAGSTVVHLTGAVAAFVAAAMIGPRLGKYENGRVHVITGHSIPLGSLGVFLLWFGWFGFNGASTLAADPELVPSVIANTFFAAAAGVVATAFYTKFRYGHIDGSLTLNGALAGLVGITAGAANVSVMGSIIIGLIAAPLLVKGVRFIEWKLKVDDPVGAIAVHGICGIWGTLAVGLFDMNGQGLFYGGGISLLGVQAIGIIATIAWVSISVTIGLFIIKAFVPLRVSAEEEIAGLDVIEHGTPAYEYQDLFKGSAVKGETFAHRLTHFGKTQTNIQEEHV
- a CDS encoding right-handed parallel beta-helix repeat-containing protein — protein: MKKIGLALLFFLFMSPIVYAEFDIQEAIDAASPGEVIHIPAGHYQGNFVVTKPLTLLGEEGTEFISKNNDPALRIENTATISISNVELSGKSKAIVASNVDGLELSNIYIKDAYTGVHIQRSKNIHIHDIQVTGSEGHYAEKGNGIAIYKSEDILIENNLIEQMQDGIYVEEVNSIVVQHNNVTQSRYATHFMYTRDAKAFFNNYLSNVTGFMVMMTTGILLENNTVENHSDYNGYGMLLYDVQRASIAKNIIKNNRTGLALQKSSMIQIDTNNFQMNQTAVEGTKVSNNTKASNNSFTGNILTARSDQLGFQLQSNYYDDYTGIDIEGNGYGDVPYVAMSSFGQWMVRQPVYQYFVASPSVVLLTTLDQQINKTESRVLVDHTPRLVTEHEIENNKLNVIQTLAGLLLLVGSLWLWKRGITK
- a CDS encoding RNA recognition motif domain-containing protein, which translates into the protein MKKLWLPVLALLFLLVACGTEKTEVKEDASKQEDTVNESEAKDNSVQVASLVDPRLQEPKEDTLCEMCNMKVYMKDDEMGEFSTQAIKEDGTIAFYDDIGCLLNAEVANEEKNEKFVRDYITKDWAKVEDVTIVKTDLKSPMNWGYIYFNNKADADKFIADNPSAHVEELQKIKDDALERRKKMMEEKAKKEANGESDSMHMEEMNHDDQGHNH
- a CDS encoding P-II family nitrogen regulator, producing the protein MKKIEAIIRPEVFGAVRDGLAQEGIAGLSVSEIAGCGRQLGRTGLFRGNTYEIEFLPKLKLEMIVDDEKVDPIVAVILRDAATGKVGDGKIFIYPVEQAIRIRTKEVGSIAVE
- the nadE gene encoding ammonia-dependent NAD(+) synthetase → MTLQQQIIQELRVNSTIDVQEEIRKSIDFLKEYARRYSFVKGFVLGISGGQDSTLTGKLAQLAVDELNGESEAATYSFYAIRLPYGVQADEKDCQDAIDYIKPTRALTVNIKGAVDASVQALADAGIQISDFVKGNEKARERMKAQYAIAAMNNAVVLGTDHAAEAITGFYTKFGDGGADLMPIFRLNKRQGRQLLAALDCPEHLYLKTPTADLEENRPSLPDEQALGVTYDQIDDYLEGKTIPEEARITLEGYYLRSQHKRHMPITIFDDFWK